The proteins below come from a single Acinonyx jubatus isolate Ajub_Pintada_27869175 chromosome A1, VMU_Ajub_asm_v1.0, whole genome shotgun sequence genomic window:
- the LOC106975293 gene encoding transmembrane protein 258-like, translating to MDYLAPGKMELEAMSRYTSPVKLALFPHLTTVLLAASIFFTLWFFICKVTSPKCTLDIYKEFLISLVASLLMGFGVPFLLLWVSMYI from the coding sequence ATGGATTACCTTGCTCCTGGCAAAATGGAGCTCGAGGCCATGAGTAGATATACCAGCCCAGTGAAACTGGCTCTCTTCCCCCACCTGACCACAGTGCTATTGGCTGCTAGCATATTCTTTACCCTCTGGTTCTTCATTTGCAAGGTTACCTCCCCCAAGTGCACTCTGGATATCTACAAAGAGTTCCTCATCTCTTTGGTGGCCTCACTCCTCATGGGATTTGGAGTCCCCTTCCTGCTGCTCTGGGTCAGCATGTACATCTGA